The following proteins come from a genomic window of Streptomyces sp. NBC_00539:
- a CDS encoding ParA family protein: MAGSVHREPDAEESDTVRSDANLAGPMADPVPGPRSESPGEDVPAPATAGEEMPPPPLVDNDDAPTGRAAQLAVDALGRAGEPLPRPAQTRVMVVANQKGGVGKTTTTVNLAASLALHGAKVLVIDLDPQGNASTALGIDHHADVPSIYDVLVDSRPLLEVVQPVVDVEGLFCAPATIDLAGAEIELVSLVARESRLQRAIQAYEQPLDYILIDCPPSLGLLTVNALVAGAEVLIPIQCEYYALEGLGQLLRNVDLVRAHLNQSLHVSTILLTMYDGRTRLASQVAEEVRTHFGKEVLRTSIPRSVRISEAPSYGQTVLTYDPGSSGSLSYLEAAREIALRGAGIHYDARHAHLGAGMNSTQSMAEGIQ, from the coding sequence ATGGCAGGCTCTGTTCATCGCGAGCCTGATGCCGAGGAGAGTGACACCGTGCGGTCCGACGCCAACCTCGCGGGGCCGATGGCCGACCCGGTCCCCGGTCCCCGCTCTGAATCGCCGGGCGAGGACGTTCCTGCCCCCGCTACCGCTGGGGAAGAGATGCCGCCTCCGCCCCTTGTGGACAACGACGACGCCCCCACCGGGCGGGCCGCCCAGCTGGCGGTGGACGCCCTGGGACGGGCGGGTGAACCGCTGCCGCGGCCGGCGCAGACCCGGGTGATGGTGGTGGCCAACCAGAAGGGCGGCGTCGGCAAGACCACGACGACCGTGAACCTGGCGGCTTCGCTGGCCCTTCACGGGGCCAAGGTCCTGGTCATCGACCTCGATCCGCAGGGCAACGCGTCCACGGCACTCGGCATCGATCACCACGCGGACGTGCCCTCCATCTACGACGTGCTCGTGGACAGCCGGCCGCTGCTGGAGGTCGTCCAGCCCGTGGTGGATGTGGAGGGCCTGTTCTGTGCCCCGGCCACGATCGATCTGGCGGGCGCGGAGATCGAGCTGGTCTCGCTGGTGGCGCGGGAGAGCCGGCTCCAGCGGGCGATCCAGGCGTACGAGCAGCCGCTCGACTACATCCTGATCGACTGCCCGCCGTCGCTGGGACTGCTCACGGTGAATGCGCTGGTGGCGGGAGCGGAGGTGCTGATCCCGATCCAGTGTGAGTACTACGCGCTGGAGGGCCTGGGTCAGCTGCTGCGCAACGTCGACCTGGTGCGGGCCCACCTGAACCAGTCGCTGCACGTGTCCACGATCCTGTTGACGATGTACGACGGCAGGACGCGGCTGGCCTCGCAGGTGGCGGAGGAGGTCCGCACGCACTTCGGCAAGGAGGTGCTGCGGACCAGCATCCCGCGCTCGGTACGCATCTCGGAGGCGCCCAGCTACGGGCAGACGGTGCTCACCTACGACCCGGGTTCCAGCGGCTCCCTCTCCTATCTGGAAGCGGCGCGGGAGATCGCGCTGCGGGGAGCCGGAATCCATTACGACGCCCGGCACGCCCATCTGGGGGCCGGCATGAACAGCACACAGAGTATGGCGGAGGGGATCCAGTGA
- the rsmG gene encoding 16S rRNA (guanine(527)-N(7))-methyltransferase RsmG, which translates to MTEAAELPPAPEEARAVFGEFFPEAVRYAELLADAGVKRGLIGPREVPRLWERHLLNCAVLSEAVPEGVSVCDVGSGAGLPGIPLALVRRDLKITLLEPLLRRTNFLQEAVELLGLDHVTVVRGRAEEVLGKLQPVHVVTARAVAPLDRLAGWGVPLLRPYGEMLALKGDTADEELVAAKAALTKLGVVKTSVLQVGEGVVDPLTTVVRVEVGESPGGVRFAAKRAKAARVGRTRRRR; encoded by the coding sequence GTGACGGAGGCAGCAGAGCTTCCCCCGGCGCCTGAAGAGGCGCGTGCGGTATTCGGCGAGTTTTTCCCGGAAGCCGTGCGGTATGCGGAGCTGCTGGCGGACGCGGGGGTCAAGCGCGGCCTGATCGGCCCGCGTGAGGTGCCCCGGCTCTGGGAGAGGCACCTGCTGAACTGCGCGGTGCTGTCGGAGGCCGTGCCCGAAGGCGTCTCGGTGTGTGACGTGGGCTCGGGCGCCGGGCTGCCGGGCATCCCGCTGGCTCTGGTGCGCAGGGACCTCAAGATCACCTTGCTGGAGCCCCTGCTGCGGCGGACCAATTTCCTCCAGGAAGCGGTCGAGCTGCTGGGCCTGGACCACGTCACCGTGGTGCGCGGTCGGGCCGAAGAGGTGCTCGGCAAGCTCCAGCCCGTCCATGTCGTGACGGCTCGTGCGGTGGCTCCGCTGGACCGGCTGGCCGGCTGGGGCGTGCCGCTGCTGCGTCCTTACGGGGAGATGCTGGCGCTCAAGGGTGACACCGCCGACGAGGAGCTGGTGGCGGCCAAGGCGGCGCTGACGAAGCTGGGTGTGGTGAAGACCTCGGTCCTCCAGGTCGGAGAGGGTGTCGTGGACCCGCTGACGACGGTGGTGCGCGTCGAGGTGGGCGAGAGCCCCGGCGGGGTCAGGTTCGCGGCCAAGCGGGCGAAGGCGGCTCGTGTGGGGCGGACCCGGCGCCGCCGTTGA
- a CDS encoding Jag family protein: MTEGTTTAAAEGGDTLTRLEQEGEIAADYLEGLLDIADLDGDIDMDVEADRAAVSIVSDSAGRDLQKLVGRDGEVLEALQELTRLAVHRETGDRSRLMLDIAGFRAKKREELAALGAQAAADVKASGEPLKLAPMTPFERKVVHDAVAAAGLKSESEGEEPQRFVVVLPA; the protein is encoded by the coding sequence GTGACGGAAGGCACCACCACCGCCGCCGCTGAGGGCGGCGACACCTTGACCCGCCTTGAGCAGGAGGGCGAGATCGCGGCCGACTACCTTGAGGGCCTGCTGGACATCGCCGATCTGGACGGCGACATCGACATGGACGTCGAGGCCGACCGGGCCGCGGTGTCGATCGTCAGTGACTCCGCCGGCCGCGACCTGCAGAAGCTCGTGGGCCGCGACGGTGAGGTTCTGGAGGCCCTGCAGGAGCTGACCCGCCTCGCCGTGCACCGGGAGACCGGGGACCGCAGCCGGCTGATGCTGGACATCGCCGGGTTCCGCGCCAAGAAGCGCGAGGAGCTGGCGGCGCTGGGCGCCCAGGCGGCGGCCGATGTGAAGGCTTCGGGTGAGCCGCTCAAGCTGGCGCCGATGACGCCGTTCGAGCGGAAGGTCGTCCACGACGCCGTGGCGGCCGCCGGTCTCAAGAGCGAGTCCGAGGGCGAGGAGCCGCAGCGCTTCGTCGTTGTGCTCCCGGCCTGA
- the yidC gene encoding membrane protein insertase YidC codes for MDTIASLFSFITTPVSWVIVQFHSLYGAIFGPDSGWAWGLSIVSLVVLIRICLIPLFVKQIKATRGMQALQPKMKAIQERYKNDKQRQSEEMMKLYKETGTNPLSSCLPILAQSPFFFALYHVLSAIANGKTIGVINQSLLESARQAHIFGAPLAAKFTDSEEKVAALGASLMDVRIVTAVMIIMMSLSQFYTQRQLMQKNVDLSVKTPFMQQQKMLMYIFPLIFAFMGINFPVGVLVYWLTTNVWTMGQQMYVINQNPTPGSKAQDQYLTRLLKHVSTHGQLKGRGKKKIVAAIVAKGPDRNDNERKFITALTKQGMAAQPDGSVISSVEATADADAASGGVATKRQQPKRQTKAKRQTPPSKPTKK; via the coding sequence GTGGACACGATTGCCAGTCTGTTCAGTTTCATCACCACACCCGTCTCGTGGGTCATCGTCCAGTTCCACTCGCTGTACGGCGCGATCTTCGGCCCCGACAGCGGATGGGCCTGGGGCCTGTCCATCGTGTCCCTGGTGGTCTTGATCCGTATCTGCCTGATCCCGCTCTTCGTGAAGCAGATCAAGGCGACGCGTGGCATGCAGGCGCTCCAGCCGAAGATGAAGGCGATCCAGGAGCGCTACAAGAACGACAAGCAGCGTCAGTCCGAAGAGATGATGAAGCTGTACAAGGAGACGGGTACCAACCCGTTGTCCTCGTGCCTTCCCATCCTGGCGCAGTCCCCGTTCTTCTTCGCGCTCTACCACGTGCTCTCGGCCATCGCCAACGGCAAGACCATCGGCGTCATCAACCAGTCGCTGCTGGAGAGCGCGCGTCAGGCGCACATCTTCGGTGCCCCGCTGGCGGCGAAGTTCACCGACAGCGAGGAGAAGGTCGCCGCGCTCGGCGCCTCCTTGATGGACGTCCGGATCGTGACCGCGGTCATGATCATCATGATGTCGCTGTCGCAGTTCTACACCCAGCGTCAGCTGATGCAGAAGAACGTAGACCTCTCGGTCAAGACGCCGTTCATGCAGCAGCAGAAGATGCTGATGTACATCTTCCCGCTGATCTTCGCCTTCATGGGCATCAACTTCCCCGTCGGCGTCCTCGTCTACTGGCTGACCACGAACGTGTGGACCATGGGCCAGCAGATGTACGTGATCAACCAGAACCCGACGCCGGGCAGCAAGGCCCAGGACCAGTACCTGACCCGCCTGCTCAAGCACGTCAGCACGCACGGTCAGCTCAAGGGCCGGGGCAAGAAGAAGATCGTCGCGGCGATCGTGGCCAAGGGTCCGGACCGCAACGACAACGAGCGCAAGTTCATCACGGCGCTGACGAAGCAGGGCATGGCCGCGCAGCCGGACGGCTCCGTGATCAGCAGCGTCGAGGCGACGGCCGACGCGGATGCGGCGAGCGGCGGTGTCGCCACCAAGCGGCAGCAGCCGAAGCGGCAGACGAAGGCGAAGCGTCAGACGCCTCCCAGCAAGCCCACCAAGAAGTAG
- the yidD gene encoding membrane protein insertion efficiency factor YidD — protein sequence MKYPLLALIKLYQWTISPLLGPVCRYYPSCSHYGYTAIDRHGAVKGTVLTAWRILRCNPWSPGGVDHVPPRKRPRWHEQLRSALRRSRNAQGA from the coding sequence ATGAAGTACCCGCTGCTCGCTTTGATCAAGCTGTACCAGTGGACGATCAGTCCGCTGCTCGGCCCGGTGTGCCGCTACTACCCTTCGTGCTCGCACTACGGGTACACGGCCATCGACCGGCATGGTGCGGTGAAGGGGACGGTTCTTACCGCCTGGCGGATCCTCCGGTGCAATCCGTGGTCCCCGGGTGGTGTGGATCATGTCCCACCCCGGAAACGCCCGCGTTGGCACGAGCAGCTGCGCAGTGCGTTGCGTAGATCTCGCAATGCTCAAGGAGCCTGA
- the rnpA gene encoding ribonuclease P protein component has translation MLSPENRLRRREDFASAVRRGRRAGRPLLVVHLRTSGATDPHVAGEIDPSTRAGFVVSKAVGNAVVRNRVKRRLRHLVRERLSQLPAGSLVVVRALPGAGDAGLDELARDLDAALQRLLGGVAR, from the coding sequence GTGCTGTCTCCCGAAAATCGGCTGAGGCGGCGCGAGGACTTCGCGAGCGCGGTACGGCGGGGGCGGCGGGCTGGACGCCCGCTCCTCGTCGTCCACCTACGTACAAGCGGTGCAACGGACCCGCACGTGGCGGGGGAGATCGATCCCTCGACGCGTGCGGGTTTCGTCGTCAGCAAGGCTGTCGGCAACGCCGTCGTACGGAACCGGGTCAAGCGCCGTCTGCGCCATCTCGTCCGGGAGCGGCTGTCCCAGCTGCCCGCCGGTAGCCTGGTGGTGGTACGGGCTCTGCCCGGTGCGGGTGACGCCGGCCTCGACGAGCTGGCCCGTGACCTGGACGCCGCTCTCCAGCGGCTCCTGGGAGGCGTGGCTCGATGA
- the rpmH gene encoding 50S ribosomal protein L34 — MSKRTFQPNNRRRAKTHGFRLRMRTRAGRAILANRRSKGRAALSA; from the coding sequence GTGAGCAAGCGCACCTTCCAGCCGAACAACCGCCGTCGTGCCAAGACCCACGGCTTCCGCCTGCGGATGCGTACCCGTGCCGGCCGCGCCATCCTGGCGAACCGCCGCAGCAAGGGCCGCGCCGCCCTTTCCGCGTAA
- the dnaA gene encoding chromosomal replication initiator protein DnaA, with amino-acid sequence MLLGEGQPGVEPKDKQWVERCQPLALVADTALLAVPNEWGKRVLEGRLAPLISDALSRECGRPIRIAITVDDSAGEPTPPAPSAQQRDSYEPYGGQRPGGHTGPGGSDDERLPSARPAYPDYQQQRPEPGSWPRGGQQDDYGWQQPRLGGFPERDPYASPQPGYLQQSEPGGYEQGAYEQGSFEQQQYEQSPYENQQHQPHQPHQQHQYEQQQYEQPSPRPAPNRPAPSAPSGGSTSGPLEPTARLNPKYLFDTFVIGASNRFAHAAAVAVAEAPAKAYNPLFIYGESGLGKTHLLHAIGHYARSLYPGTRVRYVSSEEFTNEFINSIRDGKGDAFRKRYREMDILLVDDIQFLASKESTQEEFFHTFNTLHNANKQIVLSSDRPPKQLVTLEDRLRNRFEWGLITDVQPPELETRIAILRKKAVQEQLNAPPEVLEFIASRISRNIRELEGALIRVTAFASLNRQPVDLGLTEDVLKNLIPGGEDSAPEITASDIMAATADYFGLTVDDLCGSSRSRVLVTARQIAMYLCRELTDLSLPKIGAQFGGRDHTTVMHADRKIRALMAERRSIYNQVTELTNRIKNG; translated from the coding sequence GTGCTCCTGGGGGAGGGACAGCCGGGCGTCGAGCCCAAGGACAAGCAGTGGGTGGAACGCTGTCAGCCCCTGGCCCTCGTGGCGGACACCGCTCTGCTCGCCGTGCCCAATGAATGGGGGAAGCGGGTCCTGGAGGGCCGGCTCGCCCCCCTCATCAGTGACGCCCTCAGCCGCGAGTGCGGCCGGCCCATCCGGATCGCCATCACCGTGGACGACTCCGCGGGGGAGCCGACGCCGCCCGCCCCCTCCGCCCAGCAGCGTGACTCCTACGAGCCCTACGGCGGCCAGCGGCCCGGCGGACACACCGGCCCCGGCGGCTCCGACGACGAACGGCTGCCCTCCGCGCGCCCCGCCTACCCGGACTACCAGCAGCAGCGCCCCGAGCCCGGCTCCTGGCCCCGCGGCGGCCAGCAGGACGACTACGGCTGGCAGCAGCCCCGCCTCGGCGGCTTCCCCGAGCGTGACCCCTACGCCTCCCCGCAGCCGGGCTACCTCCAGCAGTCCGAGCCCGGAGGCTACGAGCAGGGGGCGTACGAACAGGGTTCCTTCGAGCAGCAGCAGTACGAGCAGTCCCCGTACGAGAACCAGCAGCACCAGCCACACCAGCCACACCAGCAGCACCAGTACGAGCAACAGCAGTACGAACAGCCCTCCCCGCGGCCGGCCCCCAACCGCCCCGCCCCCTCGGCCCCGTCCGGCGGTTCGACCTCGGGCCCGCTGGAACCGACCGCCCGGCTGAACCCCAAGTACCTGTTCGACACCTTCGTCATCGGCGCCTCGAACCGCTTCGCGCACGCCGCCGCGGTGGCCGTCGCCGAGGCGCCCGCGAAGGCGTACAACCCCCTCTTCATCTACGGCGAGTCGGGCCTCGGCAAGACACACCTCCTGCACGCCATCGGGCACTACGCGCGCAGCCTCTACCCGGGCACCCGGGTGCGGTACGTGAGCTCCGAGGAGTTCACCAACGAGTTCATCAACTCGATCCGCGACGGCAAGGGCGACGCGTTCCGCAAGCGCTACCGCGAGATGGACATCCTGCTCGTCGACGACATCCAGTTCCTGGCGAGCAAGGAGTCGACGCAGGAGGAGTTCTTCCACACCTTCAACACGCTCCACAACGCCAACAAGCAGATCGTGCTGTCCTCCGACCGGCCGCCCAAGCAGCTCGTCACCCTGGAGGACCGGCTCCGCAACCGCTTCGAGTGGGGCCTGATCACCGACGTCCAGCCGCCGGAGCTGGAGACCCGGATCGCGATCCTGCGCAAGAAGGCGGTCCAGGAGCAGCTCAACGCCCCGCCGGAGGTACTGGAGTTCATCGCCTCCCGCATCTCGCGCAACATCCGCGAGCTGGAGGGTGCGCTGATCCGCGTCACCGCGTTCGCGAGCCTCAACCGTCAGCCGGTGGACCTCGGCCTGACGGAGGACGTGCTCAAGAACCTGATCCCGGGCGGCGAGGACAGCGCGCCCGAGATCACCGCCTCGGACATCATGGCCGCCACCGCCGACTACTTCGGGCTCACCGTTGACGACCTGTGCGGCTCCTCGCGCAGCCGGGTCCTGGTCACGGCCCGGCAGATCGCCATGTACCTGTGCCGGGAGCTCACGGACCTCTCCCTGCCCAAGATCGGGGCCCAGTTCGGCGGCCGCGACCACACCACGGTCATGCACGCGGACCGCAAGATCCGGGCCCTGATGGCGGAACGGCGCTCGATCTACAACCAGGTCACGGAGCTCACCAACCGCATCAAGAACGGCTGA
- the dnaN gene encoding DNA polymerase III subunit beta: protein MKIRVERDVLAEAVAWAARSLPARPPVPVLAGLLLKAEDSTLSLSGFDYEVSARVSVEADVEEDGTVLVSGRLLADICRALPNRPVEISTDGVRATVVCGSSRFTLHTLPVEEYPALPQMPTATGTVPGEVFASAAAQVAIAAGRDDTLPVLTGVRIEIEGDRVTLASTDRYRFAVREFLWKPENPDASAVALVPAKTLLDTAKSLTSGDTVTLALSGSGAGEGLIGFEGAGRRTTTRLLEGDLPKYRTLFPTEFNSIAVIETAPFVEAVKRVALVAERNTPVRLSFEQGVLILEAGSSDDAQAVERVDAKLEGDDISIAFNPTFLLDGLSAIDSPAAQLSFTTSTKPALLSGRPAVDAEADEAYKYLIMPVRLSG from the coding sequence GTGAAGATCCGGGTGGAGCGCGACGTACTCGCGGAGGCGGTGGCTTGGGCTGCCCGTAGCCTCCCGGCCCGGCCGCCGGTGCCCGTTCTCGCGGGCCTGCTGCTCAAGGCCGAGGACAGCACGCTGTCCCTCTCCGGCTTCGACTACGAGGTCTCCGCCCGCGTCTCCGTCGAGGCCGATGTCGAGGAAGACGGCACGGTCCTGGTCTCCGGCCGGCTCCTCGCCGACATCTGCCGCGCCCTCCCCAACCGCCCCGTGGAGATTTCCACAGACGGTGTACGGGCGACCGTGGTCTGCGGCTCCTCCCGGTTCACACTCCACACCCTGCCTGTGGAGGAGTACCCGGCGCTGCCGCAGATGCCGACCGCAACCGGCACCGTCCCCGGTGAGGTCTTCGCCTCCGCCGCCGCCCAGGTCGCCATCGCCGCCGGCCGCGACGACACGCTGCCCGTGCTGACCGGTGTCCGCATCGAGATCGAGGGCGACCGGGTCACCCTCGCCTCCACCGACCGCTACCGCTTCGCGGTCCGCGAGTTCCTGTGGAAGCCGGAGAACCCCGACGCGTCGGCCGTGGCCCTGGTGCCCGCGAAGACCCTCCTGGACACCGCCAAGTCGCTGACCAGCGGTGACACCGTCACCCTCGCCCTTTCGGGCTCCGGTGCGGGCGAGGGCCTCATCGGCTTCGAGGGCGCGGGCCGCCGCACCACCACCCGCCTGCTCGAAGGCGACCTGCCGAAGTACCGCACGCTCTTCCCGACGGAGTTCAACTCCATCGCGGTGATCGAGACCGCCCCGTTCGTCGAGGCCGTCAAGCGTGTGGCCCTCGTCGCCGAGCGCAACACCCCGGTCCGCCTGAGCTTCGAGCAGGGCGTGCTGATCCTGGAAGCCGGCTCCAGCGATGATGCACAGGCTGTGGAACGCGTCGACGCGAAGCTGGAGGGCGACGACATCTCGATCGCCTTCAACCCGACGTTCCTGCTGGACGGCCTGAGCGCGATCGACTCGCCCGCCGCCCAGCTGAGCTTCACCACCTCCACCAAGCCCGCGCTGCTCAGCGGCCGTCCCGCCGTCGACGCCGAGGCGGACGAGGCGTACAAGTACCTGATCATGCCGGTCCGCCTCTCCGGCTGA
- the gnd gene encoding phosphogluconate dehydrogenase (NAD(+)-dependent, decarboxylating), with protein sequence MTARRRLGSGDGPGSRGARHRRPQRLRKHLMELGLIGLGKMGGNMRERIRRAGHTVIGYDRNPDLADVHSLRELVDGLQAPRVVWVMVPAGAATQSTVDELGELLSPGDIVVDGGNSRWTDDEKHAEELAAKGIGFVDCGVSGGVWGLENGYALMYGGEKEHVAAVQPIFDALKPEGEFGAVHAGKVGAGHFAKMVHNGIEYAMMQAYAEGWELLEKVDSVTDVREVFRSWQEGTVIRSWLLDLAVNALDEDEHLEKLRGFAQDSGEGRWTVEAAIDNAVPLPAITASLFARFASRQDDSPQMKMIAALRNQFGGHAVEKK encoded by the coding sequence CTGACGGCCCGGCGTAGGCTCGGATCCGGGGACGGCCCCGGATCCCGGGGAGCCCGGCACAGACGGCCACAACGCTTAAGGAAGCACCTGATGGAGCTTGGTCTCATCGGTCTCGGCAAGATGGGCGGCAACATGCGCGAGCGCATCCGCCGCGCAGGCCACACCGTCATCGGATACGACCGCAACCCGGACCTCGCGGATGTCCACAGCCTGCGGGAACTCGTGGACGGCCTCCAGGCCCCCCGCGTGGTGTGGGTGATGGTCCCGGCCGGTGCGGCGACGCAGTCCACCGTCGACGAACTGGGAGAGCTGCTCTCGCCCGGCGACATCGTCGTCGACGGCGGCAACTCGCGCTGGACGGATGACGAGAAGCACGCCGAGGAGCTGGCCGCCAAGGGCATCGGCTTCGTCGACTGTGGCGTATCCGGCGGCGTGTGGGGCCTGGAGAACGGCTACGCGCTGATGTACGGCGGCGAGAAGGAGCACGTCGCGGCCGTACAGCCGATCTTCGACGCCCTCAAGCCGGAGGGCGAGTTCGGCGCCGTGCACGCGGGTAAGGTCGGCGCCGGCCACTTCGCGAAGATGGTCCACAACGGCATCGAGTACGCCATGATGCAGGCCTACGCCGAGGGCTGGGAGCTGCTGGAGAAGGTGGACTCGGTCACCGACGTCCGCGAGGTGTTCCGGTCCTGGCAGGAGGGCACGGTCATCCGTTCCTGGCTGCTGGACCTCGCCGTGAACGCGCTGGACGAGGACGAGCACCTGGAGAAGCTGCGCGGCTTCGCGCAGGACTCGGGTGAGGGCCGCTGGACGGTCGAGGCGGCGATCGACAACGCCGTTCCGCTGCCGGCCATCACCGCCTCGCTGTTCGCCCGGTTCGCGTCCCGCCAGGACGACTCCCCGCAGATGAAGATGATCGCCGCGCTGCGCAACCAGTTCGGCGGCCACGCGGTCGAGAAGAAGTAG
- the recF gene encoding DNA replication/repair protein RecF (All proteins in this family for which functions are known are DNA-binding proteins that assist the filamentation of RecA onto DNA for the initiation of recombination or recombinational repair.), translating into MHVSHLSLADFRSYARAEVPLGPGVTAFVGPNGQGKTNLVEAIGYLATLGSHRVSSDAPLVRMGADRAVIRAAVAQGERRQLVELELNPGRANRARINRSSQVRPRDVLGIVRTVLFAPEDLALVKGDPGERRRFLDELVTARSPRMAAVRSDYERVLKQRNTLLKSAAMARRHGGRSMDLSTLDVWDQHLARAGAELLAQRLDLIASLLPLADKAYEQLAPGGGPLGMAYRSSAGEPVDSGAARTREALYEVLLAALSQVRKQEIERGVTLVGPHRDDVLLRLGELPAKGYASHGESWSYALALRLASYELLRSEGDEPVLILDDVFAELDTRRRERLAELVAPGEQVLVTAAVDDDVPDVLAGTRFGVSGGEVTLL; encoded by the coding sequence ATGCACGTTTCGCATCTCTCACTGGCCGACTTCCGCTCGTACGCCCGGGCCGAGGTTCCCCTCGGTCCGGGCGTCACCGCGTTCGTGGGACCCAACGGCCAGGGCAAGACGAACCTCGTCGAGGCGATCGGCTACCTGGCGACCCTGGGCAGCCACCGGGTCTCCTCGGACGCCCCGCTGGTACGGATGGGCGCGGACCGGGCGGTCATCCGTGCGGCCGTGGCGCAGGGCGAGCGCCGGCAGCTGGTCGAGCTGGAGCTCAATCCGGGGCGCGCGAACCGCGCCCGTATCAACCGGTCCTCGCAGGTCAGACCGCGTGACGTGCTGGGGATCGTCCGTACGGTGCTGTTCGCGCCGGAGGACCTGGCCCTGGTCAAGGGCGACCCGGGAGAGCGGCGCCGCTTCCTGGACGAGCTCGTCACCGCCCGCTCACCGCGGATGGCCGCGGTCCGCTCCGATTACGAGCGGGTGCTCAAGCAGCGCAACACCCTCCTCAAGTCGGCGGCCATGGCCCGTCGCCACGGCGGGCGTTCCATGGACCTGTCGACCCTCGACGTGTGGGACCAGCACCTCGCCCGGGCGGGCGCGGAACTGCTGGCGCAGCGGCTGGACCTGATCGCGTCCCTGCTGCCGCTGGCGGACAAGGCGTACGAGCAGCTCGCGCCGGGCGGCGGCCCGCTGGGCATGGCGTACCGGTCCTCGGCCGGTGAGCCTGTGGACAGCGGGGCGGCGCGCACCCGGGAGGCGCTGTACGAGGTACTGCTGGCGGCGCTGTCGCAGGTGCGCAAGCAGGAGATCGAGCGGGGCGTGACGCTGGTCGGCCCGCACCGTGACGACGTGCTGCTGCGGCTCGGGGAGCTGCCGGCCAAGGGGTACGCGAGCCACGGCGAGTCCTGGTCGTACGCGTTGGCGCTCCGGCTGGCCTCTTACGAGCTGCTGCGCTCGGAGGGCGACGAGCCGGTGCTGATCCTGGACGACGTGTTCGCGGAACTCGACACCCGGCGCCGCGAGCGGCTGGCGGAGCTGGTGGCTCCCGGTGAGCAGGTGCTGGTGACGGCGGCTGTGGACGATGACGTTCCGGATGTGTTGGCGGGGACGCGGTTCGGGGTGTCCGGCGGTGAGGTGACCCTGCTGTGA
- a CDS encoding DUF721 domain-containing protein produces the protein MSDHEEQHPERKAPPLSGVDLARQALAAAREQARARGNAAPGRKRQQQGLRSGARADGRDPMPLMAALARLRTEHGWEMPMAVAGVMERWPEIVGPEIATHCVPERYEDRELVVRCDSSAWAAQLKLLAPQLVARLNAELGQDTVRMIKVHGPGGRPKQYGPWRVPGGTGPGDTYG, from the coding sequence GTGAGCGACCACGAGGAGCAGCACCCGGAGCGCAAGGCCCCGCCGTTGTCCGGAGTGGACCTGGCGCGGCAGGCGCTGGCGGCCGCGCGCGAGCAGGCGCGGGCACGCGGCAACGCGGCGCCGGGCAGGAAGCGGCAGCAGCAGGGGCTGCGGTCGGGTGCGCGCGCGGACGGCCGGGATCCGATGCCGTTGATGGCGGCGCTGGCCCGGCTGCGGACCGAGCACGGCTGGGAGATGCCGATGGCGGTGGCCGGTGTGATGGAGCGCTGGCCGGAGATCGTCGGTCCGGAGATCGCCACGCACTGCGTGCCGGAGCGGTACGAGGACCGCGAGCTGGTGGTCCGCTGCGATTCCTCGGCGTGGGCGGCGCAGCTGAAACTGCTGGCGCCGCAGCTGGTCGCGCGGCTGAACGCGGAGCTGGGCCAGGACACCGTACGGATGATCAAGGTGCACGGCCCGGGCGGCCGGCCGAAGCAGTACGGACCGTGGCGGGTGCCGGGCGGCACCGGTCCGGGCGATACGTACGGCTGA